In Neofelis nebulosa isolate mNeoNeb1 chromosome 10, mNeoNeb1.pri, whole genome shotgun sequence, one DNA window encodes the following:
- the LOC131488825 gene encoding LOW QUALITY PROTEIN: olfactory receptor 5F1-like (The sequence of the model RefSeq protein was modified relative to this genomic sequence to represent the inferred CDS: deleted 1 base in 1 codon) — MSGENDTSLEGFILLGLADTMELRIILFLLFFGIYALTVLGNVGMILLIGTDSRLHTPMYFFLANLSFVDVCYSSAITPKMLADLLSETKTISFAGCFLQLYFFIALATTEAILFGLMAYDRYVAICNPLLYSLIMSRTACLKMAAGAFTAGFLNSMVNTSYVGSLPFCGSNVIHHFFCDSPPLFRLSCADAHVNESIFSAFAGANLAGTLLIILTSYSYILFSVFHMHSGQGRHKAVSTCASHLTAITLFYATAIYTYLRPSSSYSLVRTKWLLCSTQ; from the exons ATGAGCGGCGAGAACGACACTTCGCTGGAGGGGTTCATCCTGTTGGGATTAGCAGACACCATGGAGCTACGGATCAtcctctttctgcttttctttgggATTTACGCCCTTACAGTTTTGGGGAATGTTGGGATGATCCTCTTAATCGGCACTGATTCCCGACTTCACAcacccatgtatttcttcctggcTAACCTGTCCTTTGTGGATGTCTGTTACTCCTCCGCCATCACCCCAAAGATGCTGGCAGACTTACTGTCAGAGACGAAAACCATCTCCTTCGCAGGCTGCTTCCTGCAATTGTACTTCTTTATCGCCTTGGCCACAACCGAAGCCATCCTCTTTGGCTTAATGGCCTATGACCGTTACGTGGCCATATGCAACCCCCTCCTTTACTCCTTGATCATGTCCAGGACAGCCTGCCTCAAAATGGCAGCAGGGGCTTTTACGGCAGGATTCTTGAACTCCATGGTTAACACGAGTTATGTAGGCAGCTTGCCATTCTGTGGTTCCAATGTCATTCACCACTTCTTCTGTGACAGCCCTCCACTCTTTAGGCTCTCCTGTGCTGACGCACACGTGAATGAAAGTATCTTTTCCGCATTTGCTGGTGCGAATCTGGCCGGGACTCTGCTGATCATCCTCACCTCCTATTCCtacattctcttctctgtcttccacaTGCATTCAGGGCAGGGGAGGCACAAAGCCGTCTCCACGTGTGCCTCTCACTTGACAGCGATAACTCTGTTCTATGCCACCGCCATCTATACCTATCTGAGACCTAGTTCCAGCTACTCCTTG GTCAGGACAAAGTGGCTTCTGTGTTCTACACAATAG